DNA from Ziziphus jujuba cultivar Dongzao chromosome 2, ASM3175591v1:
acatattcaaaatttttatttcatatttatttatttatttttaagaatatttattttattaaaaaaattttgagaattatatatgcaattttttaaaatttttttactaacttatcagaaaaataataatcctcttcaataatttttttttatttttcattacttttttcttgaaatttttaCAATCTGCatcttaaattatataaaattatacttttataCACTCGTTtccatttaatatttaacaGGATTTAATATTTAACAGAATGACCGataatgcaaaaaaatttgTAAGTTTGGATGCAaattgtcaaaaataaaaataaaaatctttagaatataaaatgccgcaattcaaaaaaatttaaagtacgATGATgacaattttccaaaaaataaatataatataaatcataactttccttttttgaaaatcatgtcaTAGTAAACtggaaaattgttttaaaaaaaaaaattatcgggAAAATTGAAACATAGAAGAAAGTAGAGAATCACCCAACTATTAGATAAATtagtgaaattattattatttttatttttattaaggatATGGGATTGCAagtcaaataattatttgaaaatatgataGTTCTGTAATTAAATTGTGCCTAAAAAGACAATCTAGCTAGGATTTTCCATGTTCTCCTCTCTCTAATCTTTCTCTAATTCTGCCCTTATCCATCTCTTTCTAATCCCTTCATCTATTTTTCTCCCCTCTTTCTTCACATTATTCCacaatttcatcaaattctatccatttattttctctctctttctctttatgtTGTTGTCATTCGACAGCTAGTATTATGAGGGATTTTGTCATTACAGCTCACCTTTGAAAAATCCAAAATCGACTCATAAAATTATATCACAGCTCACCTTTTCAAAATCCGAAAACGActcataaaattatattttatcttctCGAAAGCAATTGCTTGATACCGAGGGATCAAATGTCAACCACAAAAATTTGTATACATACTTTTagaaaattgttatataaaagtataaagggacaattttagttttattcacgtgttttgattttttattttttttcatatatttccctcttattttcttttttcgtttcaaataattgatttaaattaacAAAGTAAAAGACAAGATatccatttaattaaaatacattGATTGTGATAaggaattttgacttttttatccTAGTAATTAGTTAGGTAGTATTTGTAATTATTATAGCCAGTTAATTTGCAGCTTTAATTTTAACACCTTAAAAAGAATTACTATCAAGAACACATAGGTCTTTTGATCTGCCTTAAATTGCCTTATTGGAATCACCCTCTAAGACATAGGGGTCCGTCAAAGATTTTAGGATCCATCCAAAAGAAAATCCAAGCAAAAAGATCCTATCCACATCCACATCATATGTTAAAttcttcttttaaaatataaacaagaaagaaaatgttttaataaaataaaataatataataaaaacctTGATAGGAAGATTACATGATTACAAACTTAAAAgtttcaaaaacaaaagtaattGTTGGGTTTCTAAATAGGTACTATATTAGAACATATAATTGAGAGGAAGAAAGGGGAACAGAGGGATTTGGAATTGAATTATGTATTGCAGCAGATTTTAATGAAAGATAGAAAAATCTAAAGCAGTAACCAGTGTTTGGTAAGTAGCTTTATGAATTCAATAACAAGATGAATATTAttgtcttttcatttttaaaattttatatacaataatctcttatatattgaaaaggaataatttataaagaataggaaactaaaaaggaagtttttgaaaaaaaatcaaaatataaaaacaaatatgaaaaatattcaaactacaagataaatttgtataattatccCATAAATAAAAGACCTTTGCCTCTACATTGTACTGGGAGACGAGAGACCCAAAACTGCAaccccaaaataaattaattgacaaTACAGTTTCCCAAGTCAACTGCATTTGTTTTCTAGCCCTAAAATGCTCatcaagtaaaaaaagaaaaaattacaaaattttctttcaatttttaaccCATGTTTCAATTTGCCATGTAAAAGTTTTCTGAAGTGATGAAACTAACCCACAATTTCCAAGCAAATTGCTTAAGTTTTGCATCCCCCATCCCAatgcaaaacataaaaatagagTCATGGCATTGGCATAGTATCAAGTTGccctttttaaaaaagaatttgttAGAATGTGATAAAATTAACCATCTAGTTTcaaatatattgtttatatatatacatcataaCTTGTTATGTGCTGCAAATAAGATGCAACtaaaagaagttaaaaacaTTAAGTAAAAGACGTTACGACTAAATAAAGTGCAACTAATGTAACgttataaataaacaataaaatagattttgaCTGGGAAACTACTTCTCAACAGGAAGCTAATTTTGACCAGCTAATctcaacattaaaaaataaataaataaaagaaaaatttaatatcaaattataattttaaataaattccaaCATAGCCACTCTGGTTAAGAATGAATAAGGTAAAAAATGTGACACCCGATATGAGAAAATGCTTCACGTTTGAACTTTTGATCAAGTGGATTCCGTAGTTGACTTTTTTCTACGAGAAAAATTTTGCTTTGACCGAGGCACCATGATGAAGTACGCATCCACCTGAGTTCATAAATGAGTaataattctataaaaaaaaatgaccaaaataattcatttttgggtgctatcttttaatttttattgatattgatttaaaaaagtgatactTTAGACATACATTTTCTACataaacaattaatttaaatattagatatttaaaatttcatcatactaccaaaagaaaatagaaaaagaacaaTTAGACATTAATGCAAGATAATTTGAAggggaaatttctttttttcttttttcttttttaaatgtgaTATTGAACAATAGAAACTACCAGTTTTCCCATTTTGCAAATAAATAGAAAGCGTGATTATTTTAATTCTCATATTTGCCCTTTTCATTTTGCCTTTCGAGCTTCTTGCTCCCACCCAGCTTCCAAATTATCCTTTTTGCAATATTCTATTGCCTCACTGTTTATGATGCAGCAACTTTTTCCTTTCCACTCAACTTTTCTCCTTTCTCTAACAATTTTGTATCGATCATTGCTATTTATTACTGTTAATAATATCACCAAATCTTTACTGATGtataaaattgtaattaattatatttaaattaattttaacttttaaaaaattaaattttcacgtagaaaagtaaaatattaattaatcactAACGCATATGCATGGATCCATTTATGATATTCATGGTAATGATAAATatcattgtttttaatttgttaagatttatttatttttttatttgaataaattatctaatttataaattattcaaaaattttcatcattCCGTGTGATTCAGAACATATCATGTGTAACTCGAATCCATATTTTTATGGACATAGATAAGAATGTTCAATTACTTTAGAATTTTGGAGATAAGTtggattttaaaagtttttgctTAAGTTAATATGAAAGTATAAGTGATAACATAAATTGACTTTATAATATTGCTTAAAtggttaaaatattttctataatatttttactcaCATTATTTTTCAAGTGATGAAGAAAAATAGTTCTCttaggtttatttttgtttctttagaatttttttttttttatgttggaaatactctttattttttaattttgatatttccatatgttgttgatttttctCTTCCTTATATGCGATGCTGCCTCTTTCAAATGTTGGAATGAAAAATAGTACAAAAACCATAATCTTGAGTTAGCATTTTTGAATgaattgaagattttttttttctatattatccattaatatttgtaattaaattgtgtggaattaatttttatcatttatagtATTATCCattaatattgcttttttttcctctttatccAAGAGTACTTATTAAatgatgtatttttttttttaaataaaatgattttcatGGCAAAAACAGAAGGTAAACCGTAACTGAGCAatgaaataaaacaatttattctatttttaataaaaaaaggtgTGCCGGAAAATGATTGGAGTCAAGTAAAAGGGCAATATGggatatcaaaaaaataatgttttttaattatttagagtATTCCCAAGGAACTATTtaaggtaaaaaaatatattttttataataaagaatattttttaaaataactagtaaaatttgaaaatgttcttcaataaattttctatttaaattttttatttttatttttttataaacatttattgttTTACTTGTAGCATCTCCTTTTTATATgagttatctatttttttaaatattataatagttacatagaaaaatatgttacattcaattaaataaatataatattgaaataaagaaTAGTTTTGACTCTCTACATTTTGAAAAACCAAACCAactctttatattaaaaaatcaaaataaaaaatttattaaaaatctttttttaaatattatttttttaaaataaaaaaaaaatactacatTTAAAGATTCCTTTAAATGCccttaaaaaagaataatattgatAGTTTGTAAAATTAAGCATTTAAGGCCCGTGGAAAGAGTGTTTCTTCCGTGACAATAACGCTAGCCTTGAAATCGGAGCAAAGTTGAAAGAGagtgttttataattttcccaaaaaaaaataaaataaaataataccacGCGCCTtatccataggcactacttttcTGACTCTAATTGCTTGGATTAATCTTGCGGTGCATTGAGATAAAATGAGATAGAtcccaaattatttatttttatatggttctttttttttatataaattttttaatatgtaacagaaataataataataaaattaaaatattaaattatattaattatattattaatttttattacatataaaaagttattaaaaaaccatatgaaaataaataatccatGCAccacatcatttttttattattattttttttatcctgaTGCATGCATAGCGCTTCTTTTTTCCTGATTGCATTTTGGTCAATCATGGCTTCTGACTTCTTTTGGACAtgtactgaaaaaaaaaaaattttcccccaaaatttaaagaatgtataaagtattcttaaaaaaacaaatttttttaagtcTGCCACCAAATGCTCAGTACCTAACTTAATTTTaatctataaaaatgaaataaatgcgtgttaaatgttaatttgtttttcttgtagTTTGATATGAAACAAAGACGTATTCAATGTTGGCAGATTGGAAACCTGTCAAAACTTTATTTCAGGCAATTGATAATTATTCATGAGATGAATGCATTATGaatagagatttcttcaaagttgaaactggttatttatttattattttaatattcactAGGTAAGCAGCATTTTCCAATATTATAGATGtccaataaacaaaaaaaagaaaaaaagaaaaatgtagttcattgcaatttattttatcattacgttttaatctaaaaaatgataaaaatggtTTGAATTTACAACCTGATATTATAAATATGATGTAAAAGACTTGATAATAATTCTATGCAATTTGTTTGATAAACATGATTCAATAAAATCTGATCTTATATTACTTATTGCAGCTTAATTTTGCTTCACTTCAATATCTATGAGAATGATAAATACATTCACATTTAAATCTATTACAATCATGACAAAACCataaggaaaaatatttattttagaattaaaaaaaaaagaagaagaaaatagtgACTTTAAACCATCATTACTTGATCATTTTCTATAGGCATTATCGAACAGGGAAGTATTTCATGTatcaatatatttgataaagaaattttaaaaaataatttcagcTATTGAATGAGTAAATCCAATGTGAGCAATGGAAAAGTCACACACAGCTAAACTCTATGTAGACGTTTGGCTAATACGTGTAAAATATGGAAGTGACGCTTATCTTCTGGAAGGCAATGTTCATCTTACCGATCATATAATGTGAACCGCcgaaattttacaattttagaaACATTTACAAAGACTTTGCGTGCGCGTTGCTTTTACATGTGCATTGTACTAATAATACACCGGAGACCCAAGTCACACACCATTTACATCCACAAAATTAATTGACAAAAGGCTTCCAAGACAGCTGCTTTCATCAACTagatttgaaataaattatttaataacaaGACATTACTATATATGTCTTTAATGCTTGATATCAATCGGCCTTTGTTTTGTCTGAATAATCAACCAATTAGCTGGTGCATgcacaaaaacccaaaaaaaaaaaaaaaggaaagaaatataataaatactgGATCTTTAAGAAGACGGATTTTATGTGGACCCATTATGTGGTTGGAAATTGGGACACCAAAATTGGctcattttaaaagattttgtaGGTTGTGGCTCATTTTCAAAGATTTTGTGGATTCTGATTTTGGAAACCTTATTCATGAAGAAATCATTAGTTTTAGGACCAAGCTTGCCGTGAATTGGAAAACTATTTTCTgatgtttttttaaaacactaatttttttggtcatgttttaagaaatagaaaatcgAGAAGTCAACTCAACAGTCAAAAACTCCTTTGtttctataaattaaaaaaaaaattaaaaaaaaaaaaaccgatgtCATGCAAGGCCTAAACAACTTATAGGCGTTACCGCTTACAGTATTTTAGGCAATGGAGCACGGgagaataaaactttaatttgaGTAGGTACTGTTTATTGGAACTGTAATTTATTACAATGTTTAAAGACTAAAAAAGTACTATTATTAAAAATAGCTATGTACACACATAAGCAAGCAACATGACAGAAGCAGAAAGAAGCACTTGTTTTCAGCTCAATCGAACAGAAAGCAAAGCATGTAAATGCAACGCATAACAAACAGTTATTTTTGCAAAAGGAGAAGCACTTTGCGGAGAAACTTCAATACATTACAGCccaatttttcttcaaaaatctaTGAAAGTGAGCATTTGCTAAATACATTGAAATGTACATCTATCACAATTATGAAAAACTAAGCTCCAACAAtgttacagaaaaaaaaaaaaagaaactaacttTGCAACTCATCAAAGGTTTGATCACTTTCTGCGTGTATTATGCAATGATCTCGGCGACCCTCCGAAGAGATCCAGGAGATAATTCTCCAAATCTTCAACAGGGTACTTGACAATCTTCTCGCTGTCAATGGCAGAGTTTCTGCCAATGAAATTTCGATATGCAAGGACCACTTTCTGCGAAGTTGAAATTTGTAGGTCTTCCCGGAGTTGTTGATCTCGGATACACCAGCCTGTCTGGTTCTTATACACATCCTCAAAGGCAACATTAAAACACCTACACCTTTCTTTAAAAGCCGACTTTGAGAGACTACCATCAACTTTGAGCAACAAGAGCACAGAACTCCAAGAGGCTCTCACATAACTCGTCGCATGCTGCTGCACTTTTGCAATATGCTGCCGAATCCATGCATCTCCAAAGAAATACCTGAGTTTGGAATCCTTCACTTTCCCAACAATGTAATGGAAGTTGTTCATTAAGAATACATGTTGTAAAGCAGCATCTTTGTACAGTTTAGACCGGTTTTCAAGGTTGGCCTCTAGAGTAGATGTGATTGACAGAAGATGGAGAGCCATCGGACAAGAAGTGGAAGAGGAAATCCCCTGCTCATTCTCATGTTCCAAAACTGGATTTGAATATTCTGCATCTTGATACTTGAGAAGCAAGTTGAGGGTGACAACATATTCCATAAGGGTCTTGATATAATTCATGACATACTTAGTCAGAGGATGAATACCACCTCCAAGGAAAGGACTTGTAGCTGTGTTAGATGCAATGGCGTTCCCAAATTCTGCTAATGTTGCCCTTGCAAAATCACCGAGTTGGATAAAAAGCTTGTGGAACTCAATCCTAATATCTGATCCAGAGTCTTCCGAGTACAAAGAATCAATATCCATGAGAAGATCACCCAGAACTTCATACATGTCCAGCAAGCGAAAAAGCTTTTCTGGCTGATGAGTTCCCATAACTACAGCTTCACCAAAATTCAAGAGGTATGCAATTGAAGCCTTCGATGTTTCAATAAAGCAACATGTATTAACAGCTCCCATATCTCCAAATATCTGGTCACATAGCTTTTTCTCACTAGCAAGATACACCCGTATAATAATCTTCATACTGCAGCACCATTTCCTAATCTCGTGATTCAAGCTTTTCCACTCCATTTTTAGGATGTCCTCAATGCTGAAATTCTCCATTCTTAAAATGACCAAGTACTCGTCCAAGGCATCTTTCCGCATGTTGATAAAAGCCTGGCAAAATTCCTGACCATAATTCGAAGCGAACATAACATTCGCAATGGATTTGAGGCGAGGAATGGCATGTGGATGGACTAAATCAACAGTACATCTCTCAGATTCATTGCCATTACTGCTTCTATTTCTTTGGGATGCTTCCTCTGGTTCTTCTTCCACCGAAACAAAGGACTCATCATATACCACATCTGCTACACAACAACGAAAAGACATGTATTTAGGCTCAAAAAATTGCTTGTGCTGAATAAGAAGGTGGATTAGTTCTCCCTCCATCCATGACATTGCCAGCTGCAGAACTCTGTCGGCTCGATGAAGAAGTTCCTTTGCTTTCCTATATTCATTCAACAAGCTTCTTAAACTTTCAATCAACACAAGGATTTCATCAATGAATTTTACAAACTTGGGAGCTTCCATAGGGTCTGAATCCCATATCATTGCTTGATTTGTCTCCCAAGTCATGATATCTTCCTCAGCCTGCTTGAGCTGTCTCTCAAACTCGGACAATTCCAACCCCTCACTTTCTATGATTACTGGCATGGCAGACAAGTGGGAATCAAGATCGGTAAGAATTTTTCTCAGATCATCCGTCACGTAATCGCTTGCTACTAATGCCTTTGTTATGTGCCAAGCAGCAGCAATCACATGTCGTTTTCCTTCCTCGGTTGGGATAACAGATCTATAATCCTCCATACCCAAAacgaggttaaaaagagaaaagaaccaGAATAACTAAAGGAAAATCCCAAAAATGAAACCACTTGGATTGCTTCTTTGCCAAATTTTCTACTCAAGAAGTAGACCTAAGTGCTATTGGTTAAAATGACCCTCCAAATGAAACTTATTTACTAGGAAAGAACAATCAAACTTCAGAGGGGAACAAATACACAGGCCCTGTTAAAAATTCTCTTCAAATCTCAAATCCTTGTTTAGATTCTAtgtgaaaatgacaaaaaagatCAAGAAGCTAGAGTTGAagcccaaaatataaaaaaaacaaaggaattgATTACTAAAGAGAGGTGATTCAAACAGATCCATTTTAAAAGGCTGTCTTGAACAAAACTGACGAATTAAGATTGGGAGGCAGAAAAACGTCAAAACAAACAGATAAAACAAGAAGAAGCTAGAAATGAAACTTTCCCAAGAAAAAACAGTTCAACAACGGCTGTTAAGAAATTTGAAGTGAACATATGACAAAGGGATATGAAATCTACCAAAAACAAAGGTACAAACTTTACCaaaacttcaaatttttttttttccctctctctccttgGAATCTCTTTATGCCCTTTCTTTTGGCTTTAGCCTCTTCTATAGTCTAAAATTACAGCATGGAGATGGATAACAATACCCAAAACTCAAAATTAACAATCAAAACAATCTCAAAACTCAACAACCCAGATGAACAATTTGCCAAGAAAACAATGCTACGAAATTTGCAACATCATTCGATTAATGAAAAATACCCAATTGTACTTTCAGCTTCTAAGAACAAAACCTAAGAATCCCACAAAATAATCAACCATTAATTATCTGATACCCAACTAAAATATGCAAGCTTTTTGCTGTGATAAAGGAGAGAGATTGTTTATGAAAGTGAAAGAGAaaatgggaaaagaaaaaggatattgtgtTTTAAAAGCAAGAaagtattggaaaaaaaaataataataatagttatactaataataatgaaactagaaaaattaaataagttgaAGAAAGAAATGGGAAATTAACCTGAAATTTCCAAGAGTTGGAAAGTCTTTGTTTGAGCAAGCTCTTTTTCTAGCAAGGGCCAGTCTCTGGAGGCAGCAGTTGCTTTCTCCGTGACCTTTGACTGTAAGGACAAATACGACCCCTGCTTAAACTACGAGGAAGTGATCCTACTTAGTGCTACTTTgaccaaattaataccacaaaataaaataaaaaatgaaaaagataaataaattacataaaatttccTCCATTTTCTTACGAAACTGCTTACATAAGCAAAGCATAATTCCATTCTTTATGAAATGCTTCACAGTAATGGACCACCAATTTTCATTAGGTTCATGGAATTACGTATGCATTTGCAATTACTTGGTGTTAAAGTAAcaaacatgaaaaattatatccGGACCTTCTTTCTTTTACCAGTtttacattaaataaataaataatactctaTATTTAGTAAACTATGCCTTCAAATTTATCCACTAAATTTTATGTACCAAATGATATGATTTCATTTTCTATAGatattaaatatagttttagcgcacaaatttgattttactttCTATGTAATTAGCATATagtttttgtatataaatttgatgGCGCCaatagtatttattattattattattcttattggaTGATTctattataatatgaaaaattgcaaaaatagaTTAAACTCAGCTTAGAATGTTACATATGAATCACCCACTAAATATATACTTTTGGGTTTATGGaaacaatttatcaaaattttgcaaaagagaCACTCCTATCTTAGACTAGCTAGCTGCCATATATGGAAAAAGCCGTAagtcaatgaaaaataaataaataaagtataataattattattacatatGCAATTAGTGCAATTAATTTACACtatttataagaaaaacaaaattaccatATTGATACTTGGCCtcattcttgaaaaaaaaaaatatatatatatatacaaaaaagttttcgtataaattatttttcgaTTTATTCTGACACATTGATAtgaatgtttattttaaaaatttattttttcatgttaaatttttaatatcgaaaaataaataaatatttttaaattattaacctCTAAAACCAAATGGAGGATTAATCAATAgaggatttatttttattgtctaaTTATCAtatcttttataattaattggaagATAGTTTTTAAgagactaattatatatatatataattgaattattatAGTGAGCGATAAACTTGAATTTCAATAATTTGTATATAAACTTTATTAAAGAAACATAAtgatttagcttttttttttcctctttttttttttttggataaatatcctctctcatttttttttttcgatattTGTGCATATGTTTGGTTTTTTACATTTATCggttttttactttaattttttttattcgtaGAATAATTTGATAACAACCATTGACTTAACAAcgggattgaaaaaaaaaaaaaaaaaaaaaaaaaaaaaaaaaacaaacaaacaaacaaacaaacaaaatcgtAATCATAACATAATGGTTTGGGCAGATAATTGTTTTTACGTTCAAGTCTCCCTTGTTAGGGAGGGCCCACGGTAGCGGTTTTCCCTTTCTCCATTCAGATATTTCTTCTTCCAATAATGAAATcctcattttatttttagtttttttttttttttgaataatttgatcttattttccaaactttttatttttattagtgaaaataaaggaatttgaGTTCATGAATATTAGGATAATGGTTGTGTCCTTGAAAATAAAGAATTGAGAATATGTTGTTTCTCCTTGAAAAGTCAAACCTTCTACCATGTTGATGAAGTTTCTTAAAATTTCCCAAATACTTTTACTCGAATAATAAAATGGTTGAACCAAAAaggattcaaaatattttatcccAATATGTTTGAACCAATTTTTTTCCACATTATATTAGTAATTAATAACACAATATCTGAATCAATTCTTTATATGATTTACCAAATTCACCCCTCTAGTCTTCAAAGCATAAGTATCACTTTGATATTAtgattggtaaaaaaaaaattgagattatgatcttattataaaaaaataaattacgcTAGTATTTAACATACTttgtaaatttcaatatatttacATAGTATTTTGTTGTAGTGAGTTATATTGCTCAccttattaccccaaaaaaaataaaaaaagtggtTTATATtgctatttgctcacctttcaAAGCaacaatgaacaaaataaaatattcaaaaaatttaaagctattttattctatttttacatTGGACCCATCCATAATTTGTTGACTTTACTTATACCTCAGTCCAATACAAAGTGAGCAAACCACCAGATCATAAATGTAATTACATAATCCAAAACTATATTTTATAGGGCactatgaaaaaaatgaaaaattcaacataaactctcaaaaaaattgcaaaaaaaaaaaaaaaagtaatttttgtaattaagataaaaaaaaaaaatatttattccaattcaagaaatttaattttaaccCCTACATTTTCCTCCATATACAATATCATCCGAAACCGCTCTTCTTACGCCAAAACCGGTCACGAGTTCGTACGTGCAAATGTAATTCAGATCCGATAACCCATGACCCGAACCATATAACAATGTCTATTTAAAGCGCTGATCCTTCGAACCTAACCCGATTTATGTCCTTCCCCTCATGTCGAATGTCAAGGCCAAGCTCCTCTGTAACTACGGGGGCGAGTTCACTCGCCAACTCGGGAAACCCAGCTACGTCGGCTGCAAAACTCGACTCATCCTCATCGACAAGTCGGTTAACTTCGACGGACTCCGATTCAAGATGAGTCAACTCAGTTCCGCTTCACCGAGTGGCATTGAGATCAAGTTCCAACTCCCCAACGAGACACTTGACTCTCGGCTCGTCTCCGTCGAGTGCGACGATGACGTAGCTGCGATGCTCAGCGAGTTCCAGGTTTCACAAAGGATTCTGGTTTACGTATTTGATGCCGACGGTTCCGCTTCGTTTCTCAGGTTGGGAATTTTATTGGttgataagaaattttttttt
Protein-coding regions in this window:
- the LOC107418940 gene encoding exocyst complex component EXO70E2 isoform X1: MEDYRSVIPTEEGKRHVIAAAWHITKALVASDYVTDDLRKILTDLDSHLSAMPVIIESEGLELSEFERQLKQAEEDIMTWETNQAMIWDSDPMEAPKFVKFIDEILVLIESLRSLLNEYRKAKELLHRADRVLQLAMSWMEGELIHLLIQHKQFFEPKYMSFRCCVADVVYDESFVSVEEEPEEASQRNRSSNGNESERCTVDLVHPHAIPRLKSIANVMFASNYGQEFCQAFINMRKDALDEYLVILRMENFSIEDILKMEWKSLNHEIRKWCCSMKIIIRVYLASEKKLCDQIFGDMGAVNTCCFIETSKASIAYLLNFGEAVVMGTHQPEKLFRLLDMYEVLGDLLMDIDSLYSEDSGSDIRIEFHKLFIQLGDFARATLAEFGNAIASNTATSPFLGGGIHPLTKYVMNYIKTLMEYVVTLNLLLKYQDAEYSNPVLEHENEQGISSSTSCPMALHLLSITSTLEANLENRSKLYKDAALQHVFLMNNFHYIVGKVKDSKLRYFFGDAWIRQHIAKVQQHATSYVRASWSSVLLLLKVDGSLSKSAFKERCRCFNVAFEDVYKNQTGWCIRDQQLREDLQISTSQKVVLAYRNFIGRNSAIDSEKIVKYPVEDLENYLLDLFGGSPRSLHNTRRK
- the LOC107418940 gene encoding exocyst complex component EXO70E2 isoform X2, which gives rise to MPVIIESEGLELSEFERQLKQAEEDIMTWETNQAMIWDSDPMEAPKFVKFIDEILVLIESLRSLLNEYRKAKELLHRADRVLQLAMSWMEGELIHLLIQHKQFFEPKYMSFRCCVADVVYDESFVSVEEEPEEASQRNRSSNGNESERCTVDLVHPHAIPRLKSIANVMFASNYGQEFCQAFINMRKDALDEYLVILRMENFSIEDILKMEWKSLNHEIRKWCCSMKIIIRVYLASEKKLCDQIFGDMGAVNTCCFIETSKASIAYLLNFGEAVVMGTHQPEKLFRLLDMYEVLGDLLMDIDSLYSEDSGSDIRIEFHKLFIQLGDFARATLAEFGNAIASNTATSPFLGGGIHPLTKYVMNYIKTLMEYVVTLNLLLKYQDAEYSNPVLEHENEQGISSSTSCPMALHLLSITSTLEANLENRSKLYKDAALQHVFLMNNFHYIVGKVKDSKLRYFFGDAWIRQHIAKVQQHATSYVRASWSSVLLLLKVDGSLSKSAFKERCRCFNVAFEDVYKNQTGWCIRDQQLREDLQISTSQKVVLAYRNFIGRNSAIDSEKIVKYPVEDLENYLLDLFGGSPRSLHNTRRK
- the LOC107418928 gene encoding uncharacterized protein LOC107418928 isoform X2, which gives rise to MSNVKAKLLCNYGGEFTRQLGKPSYVGCKTRLILIDKSVNFDGLRFKMSQLSSASPSGIEIKFQLPNETLDSRLVSVECDDDVAAMLSEFQVSQRILVYVFDADGSASFLRENTIPSDAQEFADAEDDLISLPRYMDLVCVTCGHLNLSCY
- the LOC107418928 gene encoding uncharacterized protein LOC107418928 isoform X3 codes for the protein MSNVKAKLLCNYGGEFTRQLGKPSYVGCKTRLILIDKSVNFDGLRFKMSQLSSASPSGIEIKFQLPNETLDSRLVSVECDDDVAAMLSEFQVSQRILVYVFDADGSASFLRENTIPSDAQEFADAEDDLISLPSHTELVMIILRLQ
- the LOC107418928 gene encoding uncharacterized protein LOC107418928 isoform X4 produces the protein MSNVKAKLLCNYGGEFTRQLGKPSYVGCKTRLILIDKSVNFDGLRFKMSQLSSASPSGIEIKFQLPNETLDSRLVSVECDDDVAAMLSEFQVSQRILVYVFDADGSASFLRENTIPSDAQEFADAEDDLISLPSTPY
- the LOC107418928 gene encoding uncharacterized protein LOC107418928 isoform X5, with translation MSNVKAKLLCNYGGEFTRQLGKPSYVGCKTRLILIDKSVNFDGLRFKMSQLSSASPSGIEIKFQLPNETLDSRLVSVECDDDVAAMLSEFQVSQRILVYVFDADGSASFLRENTIPSDAQEFADAEDDLISLPRLQ
- the LOC107418928 gene encoding uncharacterized protein LOC107418928 isoform X1 translates to MSNVKAKLLCNYGGEFTRQLGKPSYVGCKTRLILIDKSVNFDGLRFKMSQLSSASPSGIEIKFQLPNETLDSRLVSVECDDDVAAMLSEFQVSQRILVYVFDADGSASFLRENTIPSDAQEFADAEDDLISLPRVGDDYPQASVNRQTTPSTSELVDGRESKSGCWTGIPRCRNILECIGKHSHFHEV